The Juglans microcarpa x Juglans regia isolate MS1-56 chromosome 8D, Jm3101_v1.0, whole genome shotgun sequence genomic sequence TCCAGCCAAACTCACATTCAATTTTCTATCACTCTTGCATAGTGTGGAGTGTGAACAATATGTCGGCCTTTTCTCTCGGGGTTAAGCTGATCTGACTGTAGGGGCTTCTGGCTTCTTTACCGGAGATTAAACAGACGCAGCCAAACAAGAAACAGCTGCAAGTCTTCTATCAGCATTTCATTGGCAAACTATGGGTACTGCCCTTGGCAATAGATCAGTATCATATGATAATCGACTAAGAAAGTATCGAATATATTTTGGAGGGGCAAGATATGCGTTTGGGAGTATGGGAGGCAATACATGTTGCAAagaaattatatgtttttacatTATCAGGGATTTTTTGAGCAGATGCATTGCCAAATTCTGTTGCAATGGATGCATCCATTGTCGAAGCTAAGTGATtgagattaaattaaaaaaatagatcaactGCTGGAGAAAATGCAATGATTAGACAAtcatgcacaagaaaaataCCATAAAACACAATAAAAGCAGCTATAGCTACAAACTAGACACAAAATCTATCATCTCAAAGATTTCACGgtcaatgttttttttaacagaagTCTAAAAGGCAAAATATGTAGCCATTGAAGAGGTATGAAGCAATCTCATAATAGATGATAAGAACAAACCAGCAAGATGGCATTCACTACCTTAAATAACACCCGAAGGCATTTCTATAATTAAGGCAACTCTAGCAGAAATAAAATGGAGATTCACTGCAGCTTAGTGGGCAGTAGCAATATGTCTCGTACTTGTGTAGACAAAATATCTTGCAGATTTTCAAGCAACGTTAGCATTATAAACTTGGTTCTTGTCTGTAAGTAGAGGAGAGCGAAGAAGGGAGTCCTCAACCCTGGCAGTTCCCCTAAAGAATGAACAAGTTCTTTTCAGTGAATCCAGTTTCAAATGAGGTCCATAAAGACAGGCTTGGTAGACTCCAAAACCAGATGAATGAGTCAAAATTTGGTAAGTAGCAACAATTCAAACGGTATAAATCAGAagattcaaaattattatatttaaaagcatataCTCTGCTCTCCAAGCGAGCTTGTGCTTCTAttgcatcaatgtaaataaataaatatacaaaagaaaagttCTTAAGCTCATTgtttcacaaactattttaacatcaaaacatattGTAATCATTTTAACCAACAAAAATGCTTCAGTGACAGCTTTTCaactctgatatttttggtaACTATTACCAGAACATTTGCCACAAATCAAGAGTGGTACTTCAAAACTCCTGGCATAGTTGACAACCATTTTTAAGCAATCTAATGCCCAAGGGCCAAGATAATCTCTTCAAATATACTTTTCAGTGGGAATTTTTTATCTTGCTGTCTTCTTTAAGGGAAAAAGAAGACAGCTTTTCAATTCCGACATATGGGTCATCATTACCAGAACATTTTGCCACAAGAGCAAGAGTAGTACTTCGAAATTCCTGGCATAGTTAGCAACCATTTTCAAGCAAATCTAATGCCCAAtataatcttcaaaatttacttttcaGTAGGAATATTTTCCCTACCGTCTTCCTTCATTAAGGGAAAACACCATATCATTTACTTGGCATTTAATATGTAGCATAAGACTAATACTTCCAATTCAATTAACCATATCAGTATCCATCCCAATCATACAAATGACCGATGCTGTCCTGGTCTAGGGGTATCGCTTTTGACAGGGCTTTTTCGCTATTGTgagaaccaaaaagaaaaatactacgaataatttagttttgtgCTTGCAAACAATGGACTTGCAAAGACTCAATATTGTAACCAAATATAGTATGATATAGCATTCCACAGTACTTACGTAGATTGATGAACTGATTCCACATCATTGGCATTTACGTCCTCCATGAACTTTTGAATCTGTAGTGTAAAACAGCCAGTGGTGTccaaaaaatagagaataaatGGCATTATGCAGCAACACACGAACATGGGTACAGGTCCAAAGATccagagaaagagagggaatgACACATAATATGCTCGCAACCCAAGCGACCACAACAAGCTTCCCCTGTTCAAGTTTCTTGCAACATACTCAATAGAATCCTTTTTATCTTTCAATGCAGGCGCCGTAACCATGAAGCTAACGTGGGAAAGATATCTAACTGATTGCATACAACAAAGAAAGGCAACAAGGAAGCACACCAAAATAGAGAAGTACTTGACTGAGAAGATAGTCTCACTGGTATAAGCTGATTTTGATGCTGCGCCAGGACTATTCAATGTGGTGCTCACAACAACACTTATCAGTGAACAGAGTGTGATTGCTACAGTTGCCAAGAGTGTAGATGCCATAATGTTGTTACGAATTGTTTGAACTGCCAAAACTCCATTCTTCATGGGATCCTGAAAATTATGCAGTGAGTTTTGTTCTCAGGTATTGCCCATTCATTAGGTGTTAACATCAGTCACAAATTTTATTAGGACCGCTATGTAGATACTAGAGGCCAGAAAGTTTTCGATGACAATGATTTTCCAATGGAAATTTAATCAACTTGTCAGGAATCATAAAAAGTATCGTCAATATTATGCCACAATCATAAGCACCAAACCAGAACCAattaatgaatgaaatgaataataatgtGTATAATGTAACACGAGTTAAGATAAGTCCATAGCTTCTATTTAGTTCCTCTCCAGTTCCCAAGCATATCCAACCATTCTCAAATAGCCAACCAATTGAACATCTGTAGGCCAACCACATCTAAAATGACCTGTTACAGTGCTGGTGCCTTAACTCTAGTATAGTAATTGCTATCTAGTGATATGGTACGAAATGCAAGGAAAAATTCAGTCAAATCCCTTCGTTTGACATGGTTGAAGATCTATAACAATAATTTCCTCCACATCCCTTTATTTTCCATTGATGAAAAAGTGCAAAAATAATGTCTTTCCAGTTAAAACCCCCACCTTAATCTCTTGGCATCTCATAATTTAACAGAATTATATTTTCAGTCAGTTGTTGTCTCCGTTCTTCCCTTAACCATGCAAATGATTTTGCTTATGAAAATGCCAGGCATATATATCAACCTGAATCCAAGCAATGCACCACAGAAACATAAAGTGAAGAATTCCACCTCAGTCAATCCACTAGAACCTTCAGGAATTTTCTCATGACTGCAAATCTGTTAATTCTTACAGCTGTTGTAACCACCTttgattccatttttcttctataTTCTTATTGCCTTTACATGTAACCATGTGCCTATATAAAAGGATGAATGATACTGAATATAGATATACAAAACATTTGCAGAACATTATgtctttcttttcaattttcccTGCtgtcacatggtatcagagctgctGACTAGTAGTCTCTTGATCCTTCTTTCATTCTCACCATGGCTACAGAACCAGCGAGTCTCACCACTCCTTCTGCCTCCATTTCCCCTTCTTTCTCTCATATAGTCACCATCAAATTGAATCCTGATAATTACCTCCTTTGGAAGGTTCAGATATCTGCCTATCTAAGAGGAcaggattttttttcctttgttgacAGAACACAGACAGTTCCTCCAATAAACCTTCCCACAGATTCGGATTCCACCATAAAAACTAATCCTGCTTACCTCTCTTGGCAAAAAACAGATCAATTAATTCTTagtattttactttcttctCTTACAAAATCAGTTTTTGGTCATGTTGTTTCAGCAAGAACCTCAAGGGAGCTATGGCTTGCACTCAAATCAATGTTCAACTCACACTCTCAAGCAAAAGAGTTTCAAGTCAGATTTCAACTCACAAATTTATCCCGTGGAGAGCAACCCATTTCAGAATTCTTTAGTAAAGTTAGGATGTTAGCCGACACCCTTGCAACAACTGGTAGTCCATTGTCTGATAAAGAATACGTGACCTATCTTCTCAATGGTCTTGGACCCTCTTATGAGTCATTTGTTACCTCAATCACAACAAGAACTGAGCCAATAACCTCCCATGAACTTTATCATCTCCTGCTTATTCATCTGTTAATTTGAGCACAAGAAATCCACGTGACCAACGGGGGAGAGGCTCTTATCCCGGAAACAGGTATGGCCGTGGTCAAACACGATCCTTCAACAACCGTGGTCATTCTTCCTCTTTCCAAACCTTCCCAAGCAACCCAAAACCAAATCGACCTACCTGCCAAGTCTGTCTTAAACCAAGTCATACTGCTCTCCAATGCCACTATCGATTTGACCATGCTTACCAATATGAACCACCATGCTTCTTCTTAGCCAACTACACCTCTCCTTCCGTGGCTCTACCATACCCGATTCCACCTGGTAACCTAAGTCGGCAGCCACCCACCATATCACCCATGATCTATCCCAACTCAACCTCTTATTGGAATCATATTCTGGAAATGAACAAATTCGAGTCGGCAATGGGGCTGGGTTACCTATCAATAACATCGGTGATTCCTCCTTCATCTCTAATCTTTCTTCCTTTCGTCTTCATAATTTACTTCATGTACCTGCTATTACAAAAAACCTTGTCTCAGTTTCTCAATTTTGTACTGAAAATTCTTGcttctttgaatttcattaCGATCATTTCTTGGTTAAGGACAAGTCGACCGGGAGGCTCCTCGTCAGTGGTCCAACCTGTGATGGAGTCTATCAGTTCCCTCCTCCTTTATTCTCCTCCCTCTCAACGGCTTCTCTTGGTGAACGAATCACTCTCAATCAGTGGCACAGAAGACTTGGCCATCCTTCTCTTGATTTGGTCTCCAAACCTTGCACTCCAACCATTTGCCTTATTTCCCCACTGTCTTTAATTTTACATATCCTGACTGTCCATTAGCAAAGGCACGGCAGTTGCCCTTTTCTTCAAGTTC encodes the following:
- the LOC121243231 gene encoding uncharacterized protein LOC121243231, whose amino-acid sequence is MEERSLDYVLVPSGLLLMGVYHVWLFVTILYNPRRTVIGINAECRQAWIFSIMNDPMKNGVLAVQTIRNNIMASTLLATVAITLCSLISVVVSTTLNSPGAASKSAYTSETIFSVKYFSILVCFLVAFLCCMQSVRYLSHVSFMVTAPALKDKKDSIEYVARNLNRGSLLWSLGLRAYYVSFPLFLWIFGPVPMFVCCCIMPFILYFLDTTGCFTLQIQKFMEDVNANDVESVHQSTGTARVEDSLLRSPLLTDKNQVYNANVA